The following are encoded together in the Tepidiforma bonchosmolovskayae genome:
- the dnaG gene encoding DNA primase, which yields MDVVDAIKRQVDLVAYIGRFTPLQKSGRSYRGLCPFHTEKTPSFYVFPERGTWRCFGACGEGGDLFTFVEKRENVDFRGALRILATEAGIQLHEDDPKRRSHIERLAAIVSAAVGFYERQLREPEGAEALEYLSGARGLTADTIGAWHLGWAPDGWHHLRDFLLNRGYTVPDMVAAGVLVDAEEGREPYDRFRGRVIIPIANERGEFVALAGRGLHGEEPKYLNSPQTEIFDKGRTLFGLHAAADAIRLQGEVVVVEGYMDVLGPWQAGYRNVVATMGTSLTRHHAALLRRFAPRIVLALDPDAAGMNAAERAGSLLFGFSGEEHAADAARAADALAVDTDIDLRVAPLPAGRDPDELVRDDRPAWERAIAGAQPFVEFLLFRMLGERRPVSPLEVRHLVDRLSPVLLAVSDPVERGLYIQRVARHLGVPETTVVDRLRRGRQAGPRAAPEQAARRPSGPEEVLLALLLRHPGLRLAYRNYPESLFTGAVEREVFRRWLRDPESALAATDEVGQRARELAAYRLPPLTEAEARRAADRKIEDLLKERIRLHQAARAEQLSEAERSLGAKRLAELALAAWRGEVPAGPERDLAEALIEEFELGLSIHRRETPPAH from the coding sequence ATGGACGTCGTTGACGCCATCAAACGTCAGGTCGACCTTGTCGCCTACATCGGGCGATTCACGCCCCTGCAGAAGTCCGGGCGAAGCTACCGCGGGCTCTGCCCGTTTCACACCGAAAAGACGCCGTCATTTTATGTCTTTCCTGAGCGCGGGACCTGGCGCTGCTTCGGCGCCTGCGGGGAAGGCGGTGACCTCTTTACCTTCGTCGAGAAGCGCGAGAACGTCGATTTCCGGGGGGCGCTCCGCATCCTCGCTACCGAGGCTGGCATCCAGCTCCACGAAGATGACCCGAAGCGCCGCTCGCACATCGAGCGGCTGGCCGCCATCGTCTCCGCTGCCGTCGGCTTCTACGAGCGGCAGCTGCGCGAACCTGAGGGTGCAGAAGCCCTTGAATACCTGAGCGGTGCGCGGGGACTTACCGCCGACACTATCGGAGCATGGCACCTCGGCTGGGCGCCCGACGGATGGCACCACCTGCGCGATTTCCTCCTCAACCGCGGCTACACCGTCCCCGATATGGTGGCCGCCGGCGTGCTGGTTGACGCCGAAGAGGGGCGGGAGCCGTACGACCGCTTCCGCGGGCGCGTCATCATCCCAATCGCCAACGAGCGCGGCGAGTTCGTGGCGCTGGCGGGCCGCGGCCTCCACGGCGAAGAGCCCAAGTATCTCAACTCGCCCCAGACCGAAATCTTCGACAAGGGCCGCACGCTGTTCGGCCTGCATGCCGCCGCTGATGCCATCCGCTTGCAGGGCGAGGTCGTCGTCGTCGAAGGGTACATGGACGTGCTGGGGCCCTGGCAGGCTGGCTACCGCAACGTCGTCGCCACGATGGGCACCAGCCTCACGCGCCACCACGCCGCGCTGCTCCGCCGCTTCGCCCCGCGCATCGTCCTCGCCCTCGACCCCGATGCCGCGGGAATGAACGCCGCGGAGCGCGCCGGGAGCCTCCTCTTCGGCTTCAGCGGCGAGGAGCATGCCGCCGACGCGGCCCGCGCAGCCGACGCCCTCGCCGTAGATACCGACATCGACCTGCGCGTGGCGCCGCTGCCCGCCGGCCGCGACCCCGACGAACTCGTCCGGGACGACCGCCCCGCCTGGGAGCGGGCCATCGCGGGGGCACAGCCGTTTGTGGAGTTTCTGCTCTTCCGCATGCTCGGCGAGCGCCGGCCCGTCTCGCCGCTCGAGGTGCGCCACCTGGTCGACCGTCTGTCGCCCGTCCTGCTAGCGGTCAGCGACCCTGTCGAGCGCGGGCTCTACATCCAGCGGGTGGCCCGGCACCTCGGGGTCCCCGAGACGACCGTGGTCGACCGCCTGCGTCGCGGACGCCAGGCGGGCCCCCGGGCAGCCCCGGAGCAGGCAGCGCGCCGCCCTTCTGGGCCCGAGGAAGTCCTGCTCGCTCTCCTCCTTCGGCATCCCGGGCTCCGGCTGGCCTATCGCAATTACCCGGAGTCGCTCTTCACCGGCGCTGTCGAGCGGGAGGTTTTCCGCCGCTGGCTCCGCGACCCCGAGTCCGCGCTGGCCGCGACGGACGAAGTCGGGCAGCGCGCCCGCGAACTGGCCGCGTATCGGCTCCCGCCGCTCACCGAAGCGGAGGCGCGGCGCGCCGCTGACAGGAAAATCGAAGACCTGCTCAAGGAGCGCATCCGTCTCCACCAGGCCGCGCGTGCGGAGCAGCTTTCCGAGGCTGAGCGTTCCCTCGGGGCAAAACGCCTCGCTGAACTCGCCCTTGCCGCCTGGCGCGGGGAGGTGCCTGCGGGGCCCGAACGCGACCTGGCCGAAGCGCTCATTGAAGAGTTTGAGCTCGGGCTGAGCATCCACCGCCGCGAAACGCCGCCCGCGCACTAA